In Marasmius oreades isolate 03SP1 chromosome 3, whole genome shotgun sequence, a single window of DNA contains:
- a CDS encoding uncharacterized protein (BUSCO:EOG0926079Q) — protein sequence MDTEFDLSDAIERLGNAENLDLDHERDPSNEDPETILEGAVEAVADQSDAITIPEVFASYCSLLKHSGTIPSGVMNKLLDSVSSGLQAEFDSTYSDISNDNRQTFDTHKKALEMYAFLLHWAVKVAEKVKGSDGDDRISAVVAPKTRRGRGAKAAGSGRAGGRTGTKKQTGSEEWNWMGQIPQVLALISKLMSRLQTQRLWTTTAERDKFIGCITRPAYHVAENEQYMKAEDIKLGVYKVICLAVKHQGHSAAAQILIMQRLQYYEHLAEPMAHCLSVLSKEFDHNQLGDEILREVSHKDFRGQDQKQTKSFSKFLAKIAEVSPRMVLKQMSLLVNHLDTDVANIRIAMVEVIGFLIRDLDASLDAGASEDGNMDSKQIQKQIKGLYEMLLERMLDTNAPVRSKVLGVLTSLCKMKRKFPKQRLEATKVAIVALEDKMPSVRKAAIVLVIELIKTHPYGFVLGGPLELEHFEKEYHSIKTQLAEAEAKVGNALANPEDSQDQEDQEEARTQKKRSDDEDEDEMDVDEDEQPTDEEKESEDESEGEDDDQAEEDTSMAGSKPKKAKKSKLKPRKSQINVVQMSAEAAIAHLEGRIAEQLRLQKKFYVEALNFIRQLDAATEIVLKLLGSTNKAEVLEGIHFFEVAHEYKLTYTEEGLRQMMHLIWSKDNSVTTSEDGTEQLKGIRSRLLECYRNLYFVVHAGEEAQSQVNRIARNMIELTYGATLAELTSLEEMIRVMIEDRQIHPDVVNKLWQIFGKDRQLPKQQRRGAIIIIGMMALAKRSVLADRVETMLKVGLGALGKADLTLARYTCVALQRLNGSAKKVKGSLHNKTLRLPMDNAVFRKLQEVIERPCRSKEWFGVAEQAINTIYALGEHPDRLCNDIIKKLTFRAFTPRNRTSGAEQTQANGDPDAMDQDHPEDVSQTSDQPPSQAGKDDSLGDAFELSQLLFVVGHIAIKHIAFLEIVEREWKRQKDEKQAAEKAARGAHNTNKDGEELDQVAGNAEDEIGDRVQEIREHELLEGGSLLALFGPMLVHICGSPHKFKNPTLRAAATLSLSKFLCVSSSFCENNHRLLFKILETSKNASIRSNVVIGLGDVAVSFNSIIDENSNELYKGLSDKDPVVKKNTLMVLTHLILNGMVKVKGQLGEMAKCLQDEDPRIADLAKLFFTELSTKDNAIYNNLPDVISHLSTGEHAVDEDRFQSTMKYIFTFIEKEKQAENIVDKLCQRFRVADEPRQWRDIAFCLSLLPYKSEKSIKKLIESLPAYQDKLHAEGVYDRFSEILAKARQPKVGVSKENGGGVDLQEFEAALEQHKRQGEDDQALEKRVEKKKAAAKKRASRRNVRSKPAKVEEEDD from the exons GTGCGGTGGAAGCAGTAGCAGACCAAAGCGATGCTATCACTATTCCAGAAGTTTTTGCGTCGTATTGTAGCCTCCTGAAGCACTCGGGTACCATACCAAGTGGAGTGATGAACAAACTGCTTGATTCGGTTTCCTCTGGTTTGCAAGCAGAATTCGACAGCACCTACAGCGACATAAGTAACGATAATCGTCAAACGTTTGACACACACAAGAAAGCACTCGAGATGTACGCCTTCCTTTTACATTGGGCGGTGAAAGTGGCAGAGAAGGTGAAAGGTTCAGACGGTGATGACAGAATATCGGCCGTTGTAGCTCCCAAAACAAGGAGAGGAAGGGGCGCCAAAGCAGCTGGATCCGGAAGGGCAGGTGGTCGTACTGGTACTAAGAAGCAGACGGGCTCAGAGGAGTGGAATTGGATGGGCCAAATTCCACAGGTGCTGGCATTAATAAGTAAACTAATGTCGCGTTTGCAGACGCAGCGCTTGTGGACTACAACAGCAGAGCGAGACAAGTTCATTGG TTGTATCACCCGACCGGCCTACCATGTTGCAGAAAACGAGCAGTACATGAAAGCAGAAGACATCAAGCTCGGCGTTTACAAAGTGATCTGTCTCGCCGTCAAACATCAGGGCCATTCAGCGGCTGCCCAGATCCTCATCATGCAGCGTCTTCAGTATTACGAACATCTCGCAGAGCCGATGGCGCATTGCCTTTCCGTCTTGTCCAAAGAATTCGACCATAATCAACTGGGTGACGAAATTCTTCGAGAGGTTTCTCACAAGGACTTCCGTGGTCAGGACCAAAAGCAGACCAAGTCATTTTCCAAGTTTTTGGCTAAGATAGCAGAGGTATCCCCGCGTATGGTGTTGAAGCAAATGAGCCTTCTTGTTAATCACTTGGATACAGAC GTTGCGAATATACGTATCGCCATGGTGGAGGTCATCGGTTTCCTGATCAGAGATCTAGACGCGTCACTGGACGCGGGTGCCTCTGAAGACGGTAACATGGATTCAAAGCAAATACAAAAACAGATCAAGGGCCTGTATGAGATGCTTCTCGAGCGTATGCTGGACACAAATGCACCCGTCCGGTCGAAAGTACTAGGCGTCCTGACCAGCCTCTGCAAAATGAAGAGAAAGTTCCCCAAGCAGCGCCTGGAGGCCACGAAGGTTGCCATTGTGGCCCTAGAAGACAAAATGCCCAGTGTTCGCAAGGCTGCCATCGTTCTCGTCATTGAACTGATCAAGACACATCCGTATGGTTTCGTCCTTGGTGGCCCACTGGAATTAGAGCATTTTGAGAAAGAGTATCACTCGATAAAGACTCAATTGGCTGAAGCAGAGGCAAAGGTTGGCAATGCACTTGCCAACCCCGAGGACAGCCAGGACCAAGAGGACCAAGAGGAAGCTCGAACCCAGAAGAAACG CTCggatgacgaggacgaggacgagatGGACGTAGACGAGGACGAGCAACCCACcgacgaagaaaaagaaagcgaaGATGAATCCGAAGGCGAAGACGACGATCAAGCCGAGGAAGATACTTCCATGGCAGGGTCCAAACCCAAAAAGGCGAAGAAGTCCAAACTCAAACCTCGAAAATCGCAAATCAATGTCGTTCAAATGAGCGCTGAAGCGGCTATAGCGCACTTGGAAGGTCGCATAGCGGAACAGCTTCGTTTGCAAAAGAAATTCTACGTTGAAGCCCTAAACTTTATACGCCAACTCGATGCTGCCACAGAAATCGTGCTCAAACTGTTGGGCTCAACGAATAAAGCAGAAGTACTGGAAGGGATTCACTTCTTTGAGGTGGCGCACGAATACAAACTGACATACACTGAG gaaggacTCAGACAAATGATGCACCTGATATGGTCAAAAGACAACAGTGTTACCACATCAGAGGATGGTACCGAACAGCTGAAGGGGATTCGTTCCCGCCTGCTCGAGTGTTATCGCAATCTTTACTTCGTTGTTCATGCCGGAGAGGAGGCTCAAAGCCAAGTCAATCGCATAGCTAGAAACATGATCGA ACTGACCTACGGGGCAACACTAGCTGAACTGACGAGTCTGGAGGAAATGATCCGAGTCATGATAGAGGACCGCCAGATACATCCAGACGTGGTGAACAAACTGTGGCAAATTTTTG GCAAGGATCGACAACTTCCCAAGCAGCAGCGACGAGGCgctatcatcatcatcggtaTGATGGCATTGGCCAAGCGCAGCGTTTTAGCCGATCGAGTAGAGACCATGTTGAAGGTTGGGTTGGGTGCCCTTGGTAAA GCCGACCTTACCCTAGCGCGCTACACATGTGTTGCCTTACAGCGGCTGAATGGGAGCGCCAAAAAAGTGAAAG GATCTTTGCATAACAAGACCCTTAGGCTTCCGATGGATAATGCTGTTTTCCGTAAACTTCAAGAAGTCATCGAGCGACCTTGTCGATCCAAGGAGTGGTTCGGCGTCGCCGAACAAGCTATCAACACCATCTATGCATTGGGTGAACATCCCGATAGATTGTGCAACGATATCATCAAGAAGTTGACATTCCGCGCCTTTACTCCTCGCAATCGAACATCTGGCGCGGAACAAACACAGGCTAACGGTGACCCAGATGCCATGGATCAAGATCACCCAGAGGATGTCTCTCAAACCTCGGATCAGCCTCCCAGTCAGGCTGGAAAAGATGACAGCCTCGGAGACGCATTCGAGCTCAGTCAACTTCTCTTTGTCGTTGGCCATATCGCTATAAAGCACATTGCATTCCTCGAAATCGTTGAAAGAGAGTGGAAACGACAGAAGGACGAGAAGCAGGCTG CTGAGAAGGCAGCTCGTGGTGCCCATAATACGAACAAAGACGGAGAAGAACTTGATCAAGTTGCTGGAAACGCCGAAGACGAAATTGGTGATCGTGTGCAGGAGATTCGCGAGCACGAATTGCTTGAAGGGGGTTCCCTTCTCGCGCTATTTGGACCCATGCTTGTTCATATATGTGGGAGCCCCCATAAGTTCAAG AACCCTACCTTACGCGCAGCTGCGACGTTGTCTTTGAGCAAATTTCTTTGCGTCAGCTCGAGTTTCTGCGAAAACAACCATAGACTCCTGTTCAAAATCCTCGAGACCTCGAAAAATGCTAGCATCCGGAGCAATGTCGTTATTGGCCTCGGTGATGTTGCAGTTTCGTTCAATAGTATCATCGACGAAAACAGCAACGAGTTGTACAAGGGTCTTTCGGATAAAGACCCCGTGGTGAAGAAGAATACGCTCATGGTCCTTACCCATCTCATCTTGAACGGgatggtgaaggtgaagggtCAGTTGGGAGAGATGGCGAAATGTCTGCAAGACGAGGATCCACGCATAGCAGATCTGGCGAAGCTCTTCTTCACCGAACTGTCTACAAAGGATAACGCAATCTATAACAACTTGCCTGATG TCATAAGTCATTTGTCGACGGGAGAGCACGCAGTAGACGAGGATAGATTCCAGTCGACGATGAAATATATCTTTACCTTCATCGAAAAG GAAAAACAAGCAGAGAACATTGTCGACAAGCTCTGCCAACGGTTCCGAGTCGCAGACGAACCTAGACAGTGGCGAGATATCGCTTTTTGTTTATCACTTCTTCCCTACAAATCCGAAAAGTCCATCAAGAAACTTATCGAGTCCTTGCCCGCATATCAAGACAAATTACATGCGGAAGGGGTGTATGATAGGTTCTCTGAAATTCTCGCGAAG GCTCGGCAACCCAAAGTTGGTGTATCGAAAGaaaatggtggtggtgttgaCCTCcaagagtttgaagca GCTCTTGAACAACACAAACGTCAAGGTGAAGATGATCAAGCACTTGAGAAACGcgttgagaagaagaaggctgCTGCGAAGAAACGGGCTTCACGGAGGA ATGTGAGGAGCAAACCTGCAAAAgtagaggaggaggatgactAG